The genomic interval GGCAACAGAAATTCTCTGCAGGTTTCAAAGGGGCAGAACCTGACTTaccttttctttcacattttcaaaTGAGGATGGAGAGACCACTGAGAAACATACTAGAAAAACATCTGTCTGTGGATAACTGAGCGGTCGTAGTCTGTCATAATCCTCTTGCCCTAAAGAAAAAGTTAGAGAGGTCGGCAACTGAACTTTGATATCCTTGTGGAATTAAAATCAGAGGTCAAAGGCTATAGCTATTTAGTATATAGAGTGATTACCTAGCATGCATacagccctggattcaatccctatACCACATTAAAACCAGGCATGGTTGGCAcaagcctataatctcagcactagtgAGACACAGGCAGGAAGGTTAAGTGTGACCATGAGATCATATATCAAAAAAATTGTCAAAGATAGTCATAGCAGAGCTAGCAAGATCACTCAGTGGTAAAGATGGTGGCTAACCATCTGAGTTAttgcctaacaacctgagttcagtctccagaaaacagatggtgaaaggagaaaaccaactcccccCAAGTTTAGCTtcttgacctccacatacacatacacatgcatatgcttcaaaataaataaataaatgtaatttaaaaggaaaaaagtggaGATGGTATGCATGCTCATAAGCATGAGAAAGCATAGACAAGAGATCAcaagtttggggtcagcctggtctacaaaccaagctccaagacagccaaaaCAACATAGTAAAAGTCTGTTTCAAAAGAAGGGGGTAAGGGATGATTACAGCTCTGACAACACTTCAAGTATGCAGCTCTTAGCATATCAGCTATTAGTGACAAAGCAAATTTTCCTAATCAAAGGTATGGCTTAGTAATATACTGTTTGGGCAATCCTCTCTATGCTAATTCTATTTATATATGCCACTAACATAAACAGCAAGGAAATTggcatattattttctttttttttttagttctttattaaTAACTCAGTAATAATGTAACAACAATAAACTATTACCACAgatatagtttaaaaaataatcatatttacTTCTGGCTACTGAAGATCACAGTGAGACCACCTAACAAAATACTCTACTGAAGGCATGCACTATCCATAGTAACTACCATACTAAGTCCAGTGCTTGGCCCATAGGTGTATGTCAAAGTCCATATCTATAACTGGAAGGGCCTAGAAAAAATGAACTTGGCAAGAATGAAGGAGatgtaaaaagaacaaaatacttaGGAATTAGTCAAAGGTGAAAAagagtcacaaaataaaaatggcaaaaacTGCTGAACATAGGAAGTCCTAAGAAATGGAAAGACATCCTCTGCTCATATGGAGGATGACTTAAGAtatcaaaaatgaatgaatgaatgaataaatatacaaataaatatatataaagatagataggcagacagacagacagacagacagacagatcgaTCTTGGTAGGGTGTCTTGAAGGGGGAAAATAAGAACCATGATCTAGATGAGAGAATAATAACTAGAAAGCTAAGAGTTAACCAAATAACAAATGAATCCAATTTATAAAAAAAGGCAGAAGGCttgacatttctccaaagaaaatataACCCTCATGCATTATTGACAGGAACATAAAACAGCTACTGAAAAACAGAAGTTcctaaaataactaaaaacagaTTTTTCACACTATTCAGCAACTCCACTTACAGCTATGCAGAGCTAAAGAACTGAAAGAGTCTCAAAGAAGGATTTGTTaacctatgttcatagcaatatTACTAACAACAGATAAAACAGAAGCAGTTCAATGCACCAATATTTGTAATAGCTTACAATTGGGACCAAATGCAGCAGCTCACATGTGAAAACACAATTTGTGCTATGTTCAGTCAGAGTAGGACAGAACAGAACCAGTGCCTAAGTCTCTCTGCCTAAGAGAGGCTCTCTCTCACAGGTCAGACATAAGTGACTCATAAGCAATCCCAGAAAGGTAAAATAACAGAAGCCTACAAGCCCATCTATGGCCAAAAAGATCTGCAAAACACAAGCAGATTTTTGGGATATTAAAAatcagatggatggacagataaaATAGACAAGAGACAATGGTAGCTATATTGATTGTGGTGGGGATCAATAAAATTCATCAAATCTAACAccaaaatgaattttattatcaTACTCAGTAACTTTTTAGCTGGGcgcacctggaatcccagcagtcagaactgaggcagagagatttTATATTCAGAACTAACTTGGACCACATAAGGATATTGTcgcaaaaacataaaataaaaataaacaaacttttgAAGGACCCTTTTTAAATGCTTACaactggccaggtgtggtggcaggccTTTAAtgtcagtacttgggaagcagaagtagatctgtaagttcaaggtcagctgatCCACATAAAGAGTTCCAAGATAGCAAGGCCacactggtgttttgttttttgttttgctttgttttggggggttttgttttgttttctgtttgtttaaaagacgacacagagaaaaatgaaggtgTGTACCCAATgttaaaaacaaactgaaataatttagatagctgattaaaaaaaaggcagttggtggcgcacgcctttaatcccagcacttgggaggcagaggcaggtggatttctgagttcgaggccagcctcgtctacagagtgagttccaggacagccagggctacacagagaaatcctgtctccaaaaaacaaaaaacaaaaaggtagtGCTCTCAGCTAAATGTGGTTTATATGTAGTAAGACATTCTTGATATCTGCATCATACAGACAAAATATACTACATAAAATTTCTAATGAAACAACCATCCTAATAAATAAGTGTTTATTGGTCATATTTACACAACTAAGATTATTTCATTTcacagtcttatgtagcccagcctggccttaaaTTTGCCATAAGAGCTTTAGtttctaatcttcctgcttctgcccagGACTGCAGTGATTACAGACAGAACAGATTTAAGTAGTAATGCTGGGGAGTGAATGAGGACCTCATGCATACGAAGGGAGTATGTTACAAACTAAATTACATCCCTAGTCCCCAACTGTGAGGTCTGAACAAGGAACTGAAGTAAATATGTTTTCTGAGTTCATCTTCTTAGTCTCTTTCCAGTCCCCAAACCCACTGGAGTTTACCTAAGGATTCTCTAACTGTATTGTATCTTCTTTCAGACACCCAGGATACTCCAAACTCCTATTAGCCATCCGGGGtcaagagaagggagggaagagagagggaagagagggaaggagaggcaggcaggtaggtttttttgagacaggtctgtctacagccctgactggcctggaactcagtatgtagacctcaaactcactatgtaggcctcaaactcacagaggttcaactgcctttgcctcctgggtgctgggattaggggtgtgtgccaccattctgACAACCCTGCTTAAATATTAGCAAAAGATAAATATACATGAATGATATACTAATTTCATGATATCCAAAAGATACCCAGTAGCAGCAACTGTTACAGCTACAGATCAAAATATTATGAGACATAAGTTTTCACCTGCAGTATCAAAAAGTCCAAGAGTGTATGGCTCTCCACCAATCATAACTGTGACTGCATAGTTgtcaaaaacctaaaaacaaaacaaagaaatgaaacattGTTAGTGAGATAGTATAACTCCTAGTCACTTATTTCCTTCCCAAGGAGGAAATTCATTTTCCCTTAGTCCATTTCTTTTCATGTAACCAATCTCGACAACCAGGTTCTTACATGAGCTGAATGATTCTTGGGAAAAAGACTGTGTCCCAGATCATCTGTCTGACCCCAGCCTAGTACacgaggaaacacaaaatccaaaGTGTATCACACAAACCAGGCCTTTGACTACAGAGGACCCTTCCAGGCCTCTTCAAGGGGTGGGCAGTGAAGGAAAGTTGATATTCATTCTTTCTGACAACTAGTGGCACTAAGTTTTCGAATCAAACATTttgctaaagaaaataaatcagcttttttaaaaaaaaaaggaaaaaataaactagGCATAGTAAAAtactttataatcccagcactcaggaagtagaggcaggaagaaaaacagaccAAGGTCACTCTGACCTACATAGTGACTCTGAGGCCACTCTGAGTTATATAAACCTgtccaaaaataattttttttttttaaaaatccccttCATGTCTAAAAATTGTAAGACCGTGCTAGATTTTAACAATGTCCAATATGATTTCTAAGAGACTACTTATTCACAGACAGttcggctggagagatggcacagtagttAAGAACTCtggactgttctttcagaggactcaagttcagttctcagcacctatgtgaggaggctcacaaccacctccaGGGAAATCTAacatttctggcctctgtgagcatttGCACTCCTGTGGACATGAGAcatcacacaaataaaaattaataaaataattaattaaagagAACAATAGGAAGGTGCCAGGCACGTTGGGTAGCATCTATCCTAGCCACTGGCAAGGTTAAGCATAGGAATCACTTGAACCCTGGACCAACATGAGCAACATAGTaaaaaaccttgcctcaaaaaaaaggACGACAACAAAATCAGAATCAGAAAGCACTGAGCAGAGTCAGTggtagccagggttatacagtgaAATGCagtcttacaaaacaaaacaaaacaaaaaaatcaaaaacaaaaacagcacccaaaaaaaaaaaaaaaacttgatttcCAAGCCTCATCTGCAAGTTGGACCTAAATTTTCTCTCCCATGATAGATGTGCGTAATTTTCTTCAGCTCTATCCCATAACTGGTAACTCAGCCCATAGATGAGCATAAAGATGCACTGAATACCAAATCTATTTCCATGCCAACAGAGACACTACAGTTTTCCCCAAcaatacacagatatataaaacACCCAAAGCTCACTTTCAATGCATTACATCAAATAAAGTCATGGAAGACTTGGAAATCATGTTTGCAAGTAAAAACTCTAAGACACAATATTCCCAATGGCTACCTCACCTTAAGACATGATCCATATCACATCTCAAACCGTCTCAAAAAAAANNNNNNNNNNAAAAAAAAGATATCACATCTCATAAAGCCCCCTTGTAACTTCAAAACATCTTCTAATTAATAGGCCAACTCAAAACTGTAGTTTTATTACTAAATTACATCTTTAAGTCCTCAAAGAAACCTTATCTTCTTTCATGCAGCCTTAGCCTAACTCTACCAGCTGTGCCGTCAGAGAAGCTAACACTCTGTTAACCTGAGAGCTCTAGCTATGTCTCTCAAAATTAACCTCAGATTCCAAGCTCTTTTTTGATCAATTCCAAAAGATACTAGCCCCACGTTAGGCATACTTCAGACCCTTATAGTTCCTAAAATCACTCCCCTCTAGGCACTGAAAGAGCAAGTACATTTAACATAATTATACAAGCAACTCCGAATACACACTGTAGCCCTCAACATGCTTTCCCAAGTATCACTCCAAACAAGTGTCTCCCCTAGTTATTTAATTATTCCTATCTCTCCTCTGCCCTTCTAAGGAGTTAATAAAGCAATTTACAGTGAGACTCCCAAGACCTCAGGCACCTCTGAATGCTCTTAGAAAAAAGTCTGCTTTCTACCCCTAAAATTTAGTGTGAAATGAAGCCTCGTCACTGTTAAGAGAATAGCTCCACAAGGTAAGCAGACATTACTAATTTCCCTGAAGTTGTAAGATCTGTATATCTGCACCCCAGGAGACCTCTAGGCTTTATTAATCAATGGCACAGACACAAAAAGTCAACTCATCCCAAATATAGGGTGCACTTCTGCAAACTGACAGCCCATGCTTCATAACCTTCCAGCACTACTTACAGACCCTGATCACCCCTTCTAACTTAAGActcatttttcatcttttatttcacttacttttattattatcttatttttatatgtattttgcctgcatgtatatctgtgcaccacatgaacACCCAGTGccatcagaggtcagaagagggcactggattatAGGTAgctatgaaccaccatgtaggtgctgggaattgaatcttgagtcctctgaaagagcagcagtgcttttaactgtggagccaactctccaacaccagctatttattttaaagttcagGTAATTATGCATGAGAAgtcaaaaacctttaaaaatatcaaacagtGGGCTAGTGTGATGACTGGGATGgtgaaggcatttgctgccaaacATGACAACCTAAGTTCAACCTAAGAGCCCACACAATGGAAAGAGACCCCTTCAAGttatcctctgccctccacaaatGCACCAAAGCAGGACACTGGTatgtacatataacacacaccCCGAAAAGTAATAAaggtaataaaatttaatttttttaaagaacaaagaaagtcaaaaATAGTGCAGGCAGGCAAAGTTTTTCCCAATGGCCACTACATTACGGTCTTTTACTATCAGAAAGCCCGCATACTTACAGTGGGTACATATTCCGATGGAAATTTGTTTGTTGTGTAGGATATCAGGAGGCATGTTTTACCAACAGcaccatcaccaacaacaacACACTTAATTGTCTGCATTTCGGAAATAGTTTTGTATCCACTTTTAGTACTTCAAATTAGATGTTGacctaaaaagaaattaaagacaattattttattgatttatgtttacattcatactttttttaaaaaatatttattatatgtaagtacactgtagctgtcttcagacaccccagaagagggcatcagatctcactcattacagatggttgtgagcaaccatgtggttgctgggatttgaactctca from Mastomys coucha isolate ucsf_1 unplaced genomic scaffold, UCSF_Mcou_1 pScaffold18, whole genome shotgun sequence carries:
- the Cdc42 gene encoding cell division control protein 42 homolog isoform X2 produces the protein MQTIKCVVVGDGAVGKTCLLISYTTNKFPSEYVPTVFDNYAVTVMIGGEPYTLGLFDTAGQEDYDRLRPLSYPQTDVFLVCFSVVSPSSFENVKEKWVPEITHHCPKTPFLLVGTQIDLRDDPSTIEKLAKNKQKPITPETAEKLARDLKAVKYVECSALTQRGLKNVFDEAILAALEPPETQPKRKCCIF
- the Cdc42 gene encoding cell division control protein 42 homolog isoform X1 — translated: MQTIKCVVVGDGAVGKTCLLISYTTNKFPSEYVPTVFDNYAVTVMIGGEPYTLGLFDTAGQEDYDRLRPLSYPQTDVFLVCFSVVSPSSFENVKEKWVPEITHHCPKTPFLLVGTQIDLRDDPSTIEKLAKNKQKPITPETAEKLARDLKAVKYVECSALTQKGLKNVFDEAILAALEPPEPKKSRRCVLL